GCGCCTTCGACGTTCACGATATGCCGGTACGAGTCCATTGGGAGAATTCCAATTCCGATTTATTGACTTCTGTCAGGTCAATCGAGAGTTGTTCTGCCCACGGCTGACGCAGTAGATTCTATTTCGCCGGAGTGAGTACCTTTTCCATTTTTATCAACTGCAAGGGCACACCATCCAGATCCTGTTCGATGGCGCCGGCTTTCTCATACCCGAGTTTGCGATAAAAGCCCTCAGCCGTTAAACCAGAAAGCAGGTAGATCCGCCGCAGTCGACGGTCGAGAGCTTTGGCTTCAATTGCAGCCATCAACTTCCTGCCGACTCCCATACCATGCTTTTCGACGGCGACGAACA
This sequence is a window from Anaerolineales bacterium. Protein-coding genes within it:
- a CDS encoding GNAT family N-acetyltransferase, translating into FVAVEKHGMGVGRKLMAAIEAKALDRRLRRIYLLSGLTAEGFYRKLGYEKAGAIEQDLDGVPLQLIKMEKVLTPAK